The Armatimonadia bacterium genome has a segment encoding these proteins:
- a CDS encoding uroporphyrinogen decarboxylase family protein: protein MNGREVITRVLACDGPERIGLTYSAYDGTARIHDTAGVGLSPDPSFEPLRFDDDQGGECYNDEWGCLWRRLKGRTVGGEVIEPPLKTWEDLDTYKLPTFDDPARYEKAAEVCEKTTDRYILGSISGCCFNAARYLRRLENYLLDCAAEPENVRRLNTLVSDLILRQVDLYADAGVQGVMFCEDWGTQERLLVSPRMWDDLFRPTFERLIDRAHRRGITVWMHSCGYIRDIIPILVDLGIDVLQFDQPELHGLDWLEQFAGRVTFWCPIDIQTTLQCGDEAILKAKAREMVRKLGSRGGGFIAKDYPDNHSIGADPIWQHWGYEEFVRVGRYGPDGTCPLAAED from the coding sequence TACCGCCGGTGTGGGGCTGTCGCCCGATCCGAGCTTCGAACCCCTGCGCTTTGATGACGACCAGGGCGGCGAGTGCTACAACGACGAGTGGGGCTGCCTTTGGCGCCGCCTCAAGGGCAGGACCGTGGGCGGCGAAGTGATCGAGCCGCCGCTGAAGACCTGGGAGGATCTGGACACCTACAAGCTTCCGACCTTCGACGACCCGGCCCGGTATGAGAAGGCAGCCGAGGTGTGCGAGAAGACCACCGACCGCTACATCCTGGGGTCGATCTCGGGCTGCTGCTTCAACGCCGCTCGCTACCTGCGGCGCCTGGAGAACTACCTCCTCGACTGCGCAGCCGAGCCCGAGAACGTGCGCCGCCTGAACACCCTTGTCAGCGACCTCATTTTGCGCCAGGTTGACCTCTATGCCGACGCAGGCGTTCAGGGCGTGATGTTCTGCGAGGACTGGGGCACGCAGGAACGACTGCTCGTCAGCCCGCGAATGTGGGACGACCTGTTCCGCCCGACCTTCGAGCGCCTCATCGACCGTGCCCACCGCAGGGGCATCACGGTCTGGATGCACTCCTGCGGCTACATCCGAGACATCATCCCCATTCTGGTGGACCTGGGCATCGACGTGCTGCAGTTTGACCAGCCGGAGCTGCACGGTCTCGACTGGCTGGAGCAGTTCGCCGGGCGGGTCACCTTCTGGTGCCCCATCGACATCCAGACCACGCTGCAGTGCGGTGACGAGGCGATCCTCAAGGCGAAGGCCCGAGAAATGGTGCGCAAGCTCGGGTCACGTGGCGGCGGCTTCATCGCCAAGGACTATCCCGACAACCACTCGATCGGTGCCGACCCGATCTGGCAGCACTGGGGCTATGAGGAGTTCGTGCGAGTGGGGCGCTACGGTCCCGACGGTACCTGCCCCCTGGCCGCAGAAGACTGA